The nucleotide sequence TCGCACAGCACGACCCAGCGCGCGCCGGCCTCATAGGCCGCCTTGGCGCAGGCGAGCGCGAAGCTCGCGTCTTCCTTGTAGCCGTCGAAGAAATGCTCGCAATCGAGCATCACCTCGCGGCCGGCGGCTTTTGCTGCGCTGACGCTGTCGCGGATCGAGGCGAGGTTTTCGTCCTTGGTGGTCTCGAGCGCGACGCGGACCTGATAGGCCGAGGATTTTGCGACGAAGCAGATCGCATCGGCCTTTGCCTCGAGTAGCGCGGCCACACCGGGATCGTTGGAGACTGAGCGGCCTGCCCGACGCGTCATGCCGAAGGCGGTGAAACGCGCATGGCTGAGCTCCGGCCTGGTGCCGAAAAATTCGGTGTCGAGCGGATTGGCGCCGGGATAACCACCCTCGACATAGTCGATGCCGAGTTCATCCAGCATTGTCGCGATGATCTGCTTGTCGGCCAGCGTGAAATCGACGCCATTGGTCTGCGCGCCGTCGCGCAGCGTGGTGTCGAACAGATAGAGGCGCTCTTTTGCTTGCGTGCTCATGAACGCCGTCCGTTGTTGTTACCTCCCCCCTTGCGGGAGAGGTCGACGATGCGCAGCATCGCCGGCTGGGGGGTGCCCTGGGAGAGATGGGAGTTTGTGGCTACCCCCCTCCCCAACCCTCCCCCGCAAGGGGGGAGGGAGAAGAGAGAGGATCCCAGGAGATAAAGGCGCTCCTTGCTCATTGCGGTGCTCCGAGCGTCTTCTTCATGGTGGTGTTGGCCAGCCACTCGTCGTTGACAGTGACGCTGTTGCGCTGCTGGGCAGCGTAGCCGCGCTTGGCGAAGAAGCCCTGTGCGGTGTCGCTGGCATCGACCGTCAGGCTCTTCGCGCCGCGGCCGCCGGCGAGCTTTTCCAGCGCATCGACCAGCATGGTCGCAATCCCTTGCCGGCTCACTGCCGGGTGCACATAGAGCATGCGGATCTGATCATTGCCGCGCAGCGAGGCAAAGCCCACGGGCGAACCGTCGAGCGTGGCGATCAGCGTCAGGTCGGCGGCGAGCCGGCGGCCGAATTCCTCGTCCTCCGCCGCCGCCATCCAGGCTTCCTGCTGCGCCTCGTTGTAGTCGTCGCCGGTCAGCTCCTCGATGCTTGCGGCGAAGATCGCGGCGAGGACCGGCACGTCGGCCGGCAGGAAGGGTCGCAAGCCAGGTTTTGGCAAAGTCTGTCCCATCGTCCTCACCACATCCCATAGAGCTTCAGCGCCAGCGCCACGGCCGCCGCGAGAAGCAGGATTTTCAGCGCAATGTAGTAGAGCCAATGCCTGGGAAAGGGCGTGTCGGGCCGCTTCATCGCGCAACCTCCCAACTCGTCCCCTCCTTGGAATCCTTGATCGCAACCCCCAGCGCGGCGAGCTGATCGCGGATGCGATCGGACTCCTTGAAGTCCTTTCGCGCACGCGCCGCGGTCCGCTCCGAAATCAGGCGCTCGACCTCCTTGGCATCGATGCCGCTCGCCTGCTGCTTGCGCCCCTCCCACTGCGCCGCGCTCTCGGAGAGGAAGCCGAGCAGGCGCAACGATGCCGCCAAAGCGCCCGCATCGCTGCGCAGGCCGTGCAGCGCCGCAATCGTCAGAGGGGTGTTCAGGTCATCGAGCAACGGTTCAATCACGGACACCGCCGGCTTGCCGGGCTCGACGTCGGCCGCAAGGCGATACCAGTCGTCGAGCGTCTTGGCGCTCTCTTCCAGAGACTTCAGGGTCCAGTCGATCGGCGAACGGTAATGCGTCTTGAGCATGTTGAGGCGCAGCACCTCGCCCGGCCAATCCGCGAGCAGGTCGCGGATGGTGATGAAGTTGCCGAGGCTCTTCGACATCTTCTCGCTCTCGACCTGAAGGAATCCGTTGTGCATCCAGTAGTTCGCCATGCGCGACTGGTGGAAGGCGCAGCAGCTCTGTGCGACCTCGTTCTCGTGGTGCGGAAACACGAGATCGATACCGCCGCCGTGAATGTCGAAATGCTTACCCAGATGCTTCCAGGCCATGGCCGAGCACTCGACGTGCCAGCCCGGACGGCCCTGCGCCTTGATGCCCGCCGGCGACGGCCATGACGGCTCGCCGGGCTTGGACGGCTTCCACAGCACGAAGTCAGTCGCATCGCGCTTGTAGGGCGCGACGTCGACGCGGGCGCCGGCGATCATCTCGTCGAGCGAACGCTTCGACAGCGCGCCGTAGCGCGGCAGCTCCGAGTTGGCCGCATTCATCGCCTGCGGCGAGAACAGCACGTGATCCTCGGCGACATAGGCAAAGCCGCCGGCGACGAGCTTTTCGATGATCTCGCGCATCTCACCGATATGCTCGGTCGCGCGCGGCTCGACGCTTGGCCTGAGCGCACCGAGCGCATCGACATCGGCATGAAACTGCCTGCCCGTCTCCTCGGTGACCTTGCGGATCGCCTCGTTCAGCGGCAGGCCGGGGAAATCCCGCGCGGCGCGATCGTTGATCTTGTCGTCGACGTCGGTGATGTTGCGGACGTATTTGACGTGTGCCTCGCCGTAGAGATGGCGCAGCAGCCGGAACAGCACATCGAACACGATCACGGGCCGCGCATTGCCGATATGGGCGAAGTCATAGACCGTCGGTCCGCAGACATACATGCCGACGTTCTTCGCATCGAGCGGCACGAACGGCCGCTTGTCCTTCGTCAGCGTATCGTAAAGGCGCAATTCCATATGGATACCCATCGGCTGTTGGCCGGGCGTCCAATGCTCTCAATGGTTTTGAGAAAAGACGGCTCCAGCCAGCGAATCGCTAGCTCGTAATCTCGCAAATGGCGCAAATGGCGAGGAGACCGTTCATGCGGGAACATATGGGCCACGAAGGGGCCCGGCGTCAAGGGAGCCGCGAAAATGCCGTCTTCTCTCCGCAAAGCGCGCTCGCCTCGCCATGATCGTTCATCATCCTTAACCTTTTGAGTTTATTCGGAAGCTGGCGGTTCCCCCAGCCCCCGGTGCACCATGCGACCCCTGCTCGCGCTCCTCTCCAGTGCCTTCATCGTCGCTGCGACCGCTGCATCGGCGGAGACCCGCGTCTTCATCATCAATAGCCAGGCAGACGGCTACGGCATCGACCAATGCCTCGCCAGGGGCGAGAAATGCGGCGCGCAGATCGCGCGCACCTATTGCCAGTCGCGGGATTTCGCCCAGGCCTCGGCCTATCGTCGGGTCGATCCCGACGAAATTACCGGCTCCGTCCCCAAACCCGGCGCAAACTGCTCCCATGGCCATTGCGACGAATATGTTGCAATCACCTGTCAGCGCTGAATTCGCGCAGAACTGGCGGGTCTTAGACCCAATCTGCACCCCGGAAACGACGTGACGATGCCCCGAGAAGCGGGTATTGGAAGGCGCGCTTTGGCACCACCGTCCGTGGGGCCGCGACCTCGCTAGAATGGCGGATATGCCTGAATTTTTGTCCCTGCCTCGCTCTCGTTTCCTCCTTGCAAGTGCCGTGCTTCTGAGCGCGCTGACGCTCGCCACTGACGCATTCGCGCAGGCAGGTCCGCCCGGACCTCCGCCTCCACCCCCGCAGGGCGGGCTCGGGCCGAACCCGATGTGCGCGCGGCTGGAGGGACAACTCGCCGCGCTCGACCGCGGCGCGGGTGGCGATCCGGCGCGCGAAGACCAGATCCGTCGCTACCAGGATTCCCAGACCCGCCAGCAGGCCGAGCTCGATCGCGTCACGATGCAGGCCAAGCGCATGGGCTGCGATTCTTCCGGCTTCTTCTCGCTGTTCAGCGGTCAGTCGGCACAATGCGGTCCAGTCAACACCCAGATCCAGCAGATGCGCGCCAATCTGGACCAGATCACCGCCAGTCTCGAGCGCTTGCGCGGCGGCGGCCCCGGCGGCTTCAGCCCCGAGCGCGACAACCAGCGCCGCTCGGTGCTGCTCGCGCTCGCGCAGAACAATTGCGGGCCACAATATGCCAACGCGGCGCAGTCACAGGGCGGCAACTTCCTGAGCAATCTGTTCGGCGGCGGCAACAGCGCCAACAATCCGCCCGGCGCCCCGCCGCCGGCCGATCTCGGCCCGCAGTCCGGCACCTATCGTACCGTATGTGTCCGTACCTGCGACGGCGCCTATTTCCCGATCTCGTTCGCGACCGTGCCGGCGCGGTTCCCCGACGACGAGAAGACCTGCAAGGCGCTGTGCCCGGCGGCGGACGCGTCACTCTATGCCTATCGCAATCCCGGCGAGGACATGAACTCCGCCGTCTCGGTCAGCGGCCAGCCCTACACGGCGCTGCCGAATGCGTTCAAATTCCGCAGCGAGTTCAACCCGTCCTGCTCATGCAAGGCTGCGGGCCAGAGCTGGGCCGACGCGCTGAAATCGGTCGACGACAAGGCCGCCGCCGAGCAGCAGGGCGACATCATCGTCACCGAGGAGAGCGCCAAGAAGATGCAGCAGCGGCAGCTCGCCAAGGGCACGCCCGCCAATGCCAAGAAGGGCGCGCCGCCGCCGGTCACGGCCAACACGCCGGCCGCGGCACCGCCTGCGGATACGACCACGGCTGCAACCTCCGAGAACAAGCCGATCCGCTCGGTCGGGCCGACCTTCCTGCCGCAGCAGCAGAAGTAGGCCTCCTTGTGCAACTGTCATGCCCCGCGCAGGCGCGGCATCCAGTACTCCGCGGCACCAGTCGGTTTCTATGACGTCTGCCGCGGAGTACTCATCATCCGCCTTCGCGGATGGTGACAGCGATCAACGGGGGCGCAATCGCCCGTCTCACTCGCAACCGTTATCCCTCGAACGTCGCAACCGGCGCTCTCGGCGCTACTCGCCCTCGCGGCTCCACGGGAAGAGGTTGGCGGGAAAATCCGCTGCATAGCGCCTCCCCTTCGGGGGCGGCGGCGGCTCGTCCGGGGGATTCGGATTCGGCTCGACCACCCGCCGATAGAGGTGCCAGGTGGCATGACCGAGCACCGGCAGAGTGACAGCGAGACCGACGAACAGCGGCAGCGAGCCGAGCACGAGCAACGCTGCCACGATGAGGCCCCATCCGGCCATCGCAACCGGATTCGCCGCCACCACTCGCAGCGACGTGCGGATCGCATCGATCGCAGTCGCATGCCGGTCGAGCATCAACGGAAACGACACGACGCTGATGCACAGGGCCGCGACCGCAAACAGGAAGCCGACACCGCAACCGACGATGATGAGCCACCAGCCTTCCGGGGTCGTCAGCACGCGCGTTGCGAAGTCGGGGATGCTTGCAGCCGGCGCGTTGCCGAAGATCGTGACGTAGATTGCATTGGCGACACCGATCCAGGCCCCGAACAGGACGAGCAGGAGCACGCCAAGCTCGAGCATCGCGCCGAACGACGGCGCGCGCAGCACCTTGATCGCGTCCCAGGCACCGACCTCTTCGCCGCGCTCGCGGCGACGGCTGAGTTCGTAGAGACCGATCGCGGCAAAGGGACCGATCAAGGCAAACCCGGCGGCCAGCGGAAACAACAGCGGCAGCACCGAATAACCGAGGACCATCCTGAACAGGACGAGACCGAGAACGGGATAAATCACGCACACAACGAGCGCGTGACTTGGCATCGCCTGGAAATCCTCCCAACCCAGGCGCAGCGCCTCGGTCAGGTCGGACAAACTGATCTTGCGGATGGGATACGAGGCCGCTTCGCCGAATACATGCCGCCTCAAGATGTCGTGGGAGTACAGAGTGGCCATGAACGCACCCTCCCGTGCTGAAAATCGCGGTTTCGATAACACGCGCTTTTCAGCCACGCGTGTCCGCCTCTCGAGCGAGAAACGCGATGGGCCGAGTACCGCAACCCAGGTTCAGCGAAACGAGCCTGGCCGGACGGAACCCGTCGCGACCTGCATCACAAGCTTAGCGCGCACGGAAAACGACTGCACTCACGGTTGGGTGAATTGTGCATCCGCACATATTTGTGCGTTGCGTCAACCAAGCGGCCGCCACCTAACAGGTGCAACCGACGCTCTGCCGATTTCCCGGGCGACAGCAACGCCCGCGCCACATCAGCACGCCGACATGCTCTATTGACGCCGGGTTCGGCTGGGATCATCTTTAAACGCAGACGCCCTTAGCTCCGATGAGATTGGTGGTCACGACGGTTCTCTTGCTGTCGCGACCAGTGGAATGGGCGAGGCAAGAGGCCGGCGATGGCATAGACGCCAACCAAGAAAAGCCAGCCATCGCGACAGACGTGAGCTCCGCCCCGGATTCGTATCCGCAGCCTTTGATGGCAAGGATGGATCAGGATGGCTGTCGCACTGATACTGCTTTTGGTCGCGATCGGCTCGGTGCTGTTTCACCTCTACAGCCCGTGGTGGTGGACGCCGATCGCCACGAACTGGGCCTATATCGACCACACCATCAACATCACGTTCTGGATCACGGGCTTCGTTTTCGTCGCGGTCATCGCCTTCATGGCCTATTGCGTCTTCCGCTTTCACCACAAGGAGGGAAGAAGGGCTGACTATAATCCGGAAAACAAAAAGCTCGAATGGTGGCTTAGCGTCGGGACCGGCGTCGGCGTCGCGGCCATGCTGGCGCCCGGGCTCGTGGTCTGGCACCAGTTCGTGACGGTGCCAGCGAATGCCACCGAGGTCGAAGTCATGGGCCAACAATGGCAATGGAGCTTCCGCCTTCCGGGCAAGGATGGGCGGCTCGGCACATCCGATGTCCGCAACATCGGACCCGACAATCCGATGGGGCTCAATCGCGACGATGCACAATCGCAGGACGACGTCGTGATCGAGAACGGCGACCTGCACCTTCAAGTGGGAAAGCCGGTCAAGGTTCTCCTCCGCTCGGTTGATGTCCTGCACGATTTCTACGTGCCCGAATTCCGGGCCAAGATGGACATGGTTCCAGGCGTGGTGACGTATTTCTGGATAACACCGATCCGAACCGGAACGTTCGACGTTCTCTGTGCGGAGCTTTGTGGCGCTGCCCATTATCAGATGCGGGCCAAGGTCATCGTCGACGAAGAGCATGAATATCACGCCTGGCTGGACCAACAGAAAACGTTTGCAGAATTGTCGTCCGGAAAGGCCGTCGTGAAGGCGACGTATCAAGCCGGCAGCAAGTAGCAAGGTGCCGCCGCGAAGACAGATCGGGTGCGTGCAACCAACGCGTCGCTCCCGATGGAAACGACCGAGGAGGTTTTTCTATGGTCGATATTCCATATGAAGGGATCGCAGACATCCCGCCTGCCGAAGTACCTGATGTCGACCTCTATCATCCGAGGAGCTGGTGGACACGGTATGTCTTCTCGCAGGACGCCAAGGTGATCGCCGTTCAGTACGCGCTGACGGCTTCGGCCATCGGGCTGGTTGCCCTGGTGCTGTCGTGGCTGATGCGACTGCAGCTCGGATTCCCTGGTATCTTCTCTTTCATCGATGCCAACCAGTACCTCCAGTTCATCACCATGCACGGCATGATCATGGTGATCTACCTGCTCACCGCATTGTTCCTGGGCGGATTCGGCAACTACCTGATCCCGCTGATGGTCGGCGCCCGGGACATGGTCTTCCCCTATGTGAACATGCTGAGTTACTGGGTCTACCTGCTCGCAGTCCTGGTGCTGGCCTCGACATTCTTCGTGCCCGGCGGCCCCACGGGCGCCGGCTGGACGCTGTACCCGCCGCAGGCAATCCTCTCCGGAACGCCCGGGCAGGATTGGGGCATCATTCTCATGATGTCGTCGCTGATCCTGTTCATCATCGGCTTCACCATGGGCGGGCTGAATTATGTGGTCACGGTGCTCCAGGCGCGCACCCGCGGCATGACCTTGATGCGCCTGCCCCTCACGGTGTGGGGCATTTTCACGGCGACCGTCATGGCGCTGTTGGCATTCCCCGCGCTCTTCGTCGCCTCGGTGATGCTGCTGCTCGACCGTCTCTTGGGAACGAGCTTCTTCATGCCCTCCCTCGTCGAGATGGGCACTCTCTCGAAATATGGTGGCGGCAGCCCACTGCTTTTCCAGCACCTGTTCTGGTTCTTCGGCCACCCCGAG is from Bradyrhizobium sp. ISRA430 and encodes:
- a CDS encoding GNAT family N-acetyltransferase, with the protein product MGQTLPKPGLRPFLPADVPVLAAIFAASIEELTGDDYNEAQQEAWMAAAEDEEFGRRLAADLTLIATLDGSPVGFASLRGNDQIRMLYVHPAVSRQGIATMLVDALEKLAGGRGAKSLTVDASDTAQGFFAKRGYAAQQRNSVTVNDEWLANTTMKKTLGAPQ
- the cysS gene encoding cysteine--tRNA ligase, with the protein product MELRLYDTLTKDKRPFVPLDAKNVGMYVCGPTVYDFAHIGNARPVIVFDVLFRLLRHLYGEAHVKYVRNITDVDDKINDRAARDFPGLPLNEAIRKVTEETGRQFHADVDALGALRPSVEPRATEHIGEMREIIEKLVAGGFAYVAEDHVLFSPQAMNAANSELPRYGALSKRSLDEMIAGARVDVAPYKRDATDFVLWKPSKPGEPSWPSPAGIKAQGRPGWHVECSAMAWKHLGKHFDIHGGGIDLVFPHHENEVAQSCCAFHQSRMANYWMHNGFLQVESEKMSKSLGNFITIRDLLADWPGEVLRLNMLKTHYRSPIDWTLKSLEESAKTLDDWYRLAADVEPGKPAVSVIEPLLDDLNTPLTIAALHGLRSDAGALAASLRLLGFLSESAAQWEGRKQQASGIDAKEVERLISERTAARARKDFKESDRIRDQLAALGVAIKDSKEGTSWEVAR
- a CDS encoding DUF2865 domain-containing protein → MADMPEFLSLPRSRFLLASAVLLSALTLATDAFAQAGPPGPPPPPPQGGLGPNPMCARLEGQLAALDRGAGGDPAREDQIRRYQDSQTRQQAELDRVTMQAKRMGCDSSGFFSLFSGQSAQCGPVNTQIQQMRANLDQITASLERLRGGGPGGFSPERDNQRRSVLLALAQNNCGPQYANAAQSQGGNFLSNLFGGGNSANNPPGAPPPADLGPQSGTYRTVCVRTCDGAYFPISFATVPARFPDDEKTCKALCPAADASLYAYRNPGEDMNSAVSVSGQPYTALPNAFKFRSEFNPSCSCKAAGQSWADALKSVDDKAAAEQQGDIIVTEESAKKMQQRQLAKGTPANAKKGAPPPVTANTPAAAPPADTTTAATSENKPIRSVGPTFLPQQQK
- a CDS encoding DUF2189 domain-containing protein, with protein sequence MATLYSHDILRRHVFGEAASYPIRKISLSDLTEALRLGWEDFQAMPSHALVVCVIYPVLGLVLFRMVLGYSVLPLLFPLAAGFALIGPFAAIGLYELSRRRERGEEVGAWDAIKVLRAPSFGAMLELGVLLLVLFGAWIGVANAIYVTIFGNAPAASIPDFATRVLTTPEGWWLIIVGCGVGFLFAVAALCISVVSFPLMLDRHATAIDAIRTSLRVVAANPVAMAGWGLIVAALLVLGSLPLFVGLAVTLPVLGHATWHLYRRVVEPNPNPPDEPPPPPKGRRYAADFPANLFPWSREGE
- a CDS encoding cytochrome c oxidase subunit II yields the protein MAVALILLLVAIGSVLFHLYSPWWWTPIATNWAYIDHTINITFWITGFVFVAVIAFMAYCVFRFHHKEGRRADYNPENKKLEWWLSVGTGVGVAAMLAPGLVVWHQFVTVPANATEVEVMGQQWQWSFRLPGKDGRLGTSDVRNIGPDNPMGLNRDDAQSQDDVVIENGDLHLQVGKPVKVLLRSVDVLHDFYVPEFRAKMDMVPGVVTYFWITPIRTGTFDVLCAELCGAAHYQMRAKVIVDEEHEYHAWLDQQKTFAELSSGKAVVKATYQAGSK